In Salmo trutta chromosome 28, fSalTru1.1, whole genome shotgun sequence, one DNA window encodes the following:
- the LOC115166482 gene encoding melanocortin receptor 3-like: protein MNNIPPMRPRVNCCPNSHLVNNTYRHLLPLDLRLNKTTRESLAGEDEQGNLTGTGTGIEPGLCEAVHIQAEVFLTLGIVSLLENILVILAVVKNKNLHSPMYALLCSLAAADMLVSVSNSLETVVIAALNSRLIVADDHFIQLMDNFFDSIICISLVASICNLLAIAIDRYVTIFATMRRAVLAIGGIWLTCVVCGIVFVYAESKAVVVCLIIVFFTMLVLMATLYVHMFLLARLHIKRIAVLPAEGVVPQRPYMKGAITITILLGVFVCCWAPVFLHLIFLITCPIS from the exons atgaataacattccacccatgaggccacgaG TGAACTGTTGTCCAAATTCCCACCTGGTGAACAACACTTATAGACATCTGCTGCCGCTGGACCTTCGGCTCAATAAAACCACCAGGGAGTCTCTGGCCGGGGAGGACGAACAGGGGAACCTGACCGGCACCGGGACCGGCATCGAGCCTGGTCTGTGTGAGGCAGTCCACATCCAAGCTGAGGTGTTCCTGACACTGGGGATCGTCAGCCTTCTGGAGAATATCTTGGTGATCTTGGCAGTGGTGAAAAACAAGAACCTCCACTCACCCATGTACGCACTCCTGTGTAGTCTTGCTGCTGCTGACATGCTTGTGAGTGTCTCCAACTCACTAGAGACGGTGGTTATCGCTGCGCTGAACAGTCGGTTGATTGTGGCAGATGACCACTTTATTCAACTCATGGACAACTTCTTTGACTCCATCATCTGCATCTCCCTGGTGGCCTCAATCTGTAACCTTCTAGCTATCGCCATTGACCGTTACGTGACCATCTTCGCGACGATGCGGCGGGCTGTCCTGGCCATCGGTGGCATCTGGCTGACATGTGTGGTCTGTGGGATAGTCTTCGTCTACGCAGAGAGCAAGGCAGTCGTGGTGTGTCTGATCATCGTGTTCTTCACCATGCTGGTGCTCATGGCCACTCTGTACGTTCATATGTTCCTGCTGGCGAGGCTTCACATCAAGCGCATCGCTGTTCTGCCCGCGGAGGGTGTGGTGCCCCAGAGGCCCTACATGAAGGGagccatcaccatcaccatcctccTAGGGGTGTTTGTCTGCTGCTGGGCACCTGTCTTCCTCCACCTCATCTTCCTCATCACCTGTCCCATTTCTTGA